In Amycolatopsis coloradensis, one genomic interval encodes:
- a CDS encoding IclR family transcriptional regulator codes for MAAEKNGRDGGVQSLQRAFELLEHLADTGGEASLSELATLSGLPMPTIHRLIRTLVDLGYVRQNTNRRYALGARLIRLGENASMQFGSWARPLLAELVDEVGETANLAVLERDEVVYVAQVPSKHSMRMFTEVGRRLLPHGTGVGKAMLAHLPSDDVTALLARTGMPSYTEHTFTDQDALLRELAKIAQQGYALDEAEQELGVRCVAVAVPGAPVPAAVSVSGPSGRLTMEAVERIAPVVQRIANSLGSTLSQDGVTV; via the coding sequence GTGGCAGCGGAGAAGAACGGGCGCGATGGCGGCGTCCAGTCCCTTCAGCGGGCCTTCGAGCTCCTCGAGCATCTCGCGGACACCGGCGGGGAGGCCAGTCTTTCGGAGCTGGCGACCCTGTCCGGGTTGCCGATGCCGACCATCCACCGGCTGATCAGGACACTGGTGGACCTGGGTTACGTCCGGCAGAACACCAACCGCCGGTACGCGCTGGGCGCCCGCCTCATCCGGCTGGGCGAGAACGCCAGCATGCAGTTCGGCTCGTGGGCGCGGCCGCTGCTCGCGGAACTGGTCGACGAGGTCGGCGAGACCGCGAACCTCGCCGTCCTGGAACGCGACGAGGTCGTGTACGTCGCCCAGGTGCCCTCGAAGCACTCGATGCGGATGTTCACCGAGGTCGGGCGGCGTCTCCTGCCGCACGGCACCGGCGTGGGGAAGGCGATGCTGGCGCATCTGCCGTCCGACGACGTCACGGCGCTGCTCGCCAGGACGGGCATGCCCTCCTACACCGAGCACACCTTCACCGACCAGGACGCGCTCCTGCGCGAGCTGGCGAAAATCGCCCAGCAGGGTTACGCGCTCGACGAAGCGGAGCAGGAGCTGGGCGTCCGTTGCGTCGCCGTCGCGGTGCCGGGCGCGCCGGTGCCGGCGGCCGTCTCGGTGTCCGGGCCTTCGGGACGGCTCACGATGGAAGCCGTCGAGCGGATCGCGCCCGTCGTCCAGCGGATCGCGAACTCGCTCGGTTCGACCCTTTCGCAGGACGGGGTCACCGTTTGA
- the aceB gene encoding malate synthase A, with amino-acid sequence MSEAQVLGDPVERGDEILTPEALAFLAGLHEAFAARRDELLQARSKRREEARTTGKLDFLPETKEIREGDWKVAEAPPALRDRRVEITGPTDRKMTINALNSGAKVWLADLEDANTPHWANVVSGQVNLYDAVRETITLESGGKSYALRDDVEHATIVVRPRGWHLDERGLSFGGRQAVGALVDFGLHFFHNAQELLNRGKGPYFYLPKMESHLEARLWNDVFTHAEKALGIEHGTVRATVLIETIPAAFEMEEILYELREHASGLNAGRWDYLFSVIKYFRDAGEKFVLPDRNSVTMTAPFMRAYTELLVRTCHKRGAFAIGGMAAFIPNRKDPEVTAAALDKVRADKSREAGDGFDGSWVAHPGMVDICREEFDKVLGDKPNQLDRTRDEVSVTADQLLDAASTPGSATAAGLRAAVDVGIRYIASWLGGNGAAAIHNLMEDAATAEISRSQVWQWVRNGTQLDTGDKVTEELVRGVLAEVRGELAAEIKPELLEPAVELFEQVALADEFPDFLTLPAYERIK; translated from the coding sequence ATGTCTGAAGCTCAGGTGCTCGGCGATCCGGTCGAGCGCGGGGACGAAATCCTCACGCCGGAGGCCCTCGCCTTCCTCGCCGGCCTGCACGAGGCCTTCGCCGCCCGCCGCGACGAGCTGCTGCAGGCCAGGAGCAAGCGCCGCGAGGAGGCCAGGACCACCGGCAAACTCGACTTCCTGCCCGAGACCAAGGAGATCCGCGAGGGCGACTGGAAGGTCGCCGAGGCCCCGCCCGCGCTGCGCGACCGCCGCGTCGAGATCACCGGCCCTACCGACCGCAAGATGACCATCAACGCGCTGAACTCCGGCGCCAAGGTCTGGCTCGCCGACCTCGAGGACGCCAACACGCCGCACTGGGCGAACGTCGTCTCGGGTCAGGTCAACCTGTACGACGCGGTCCGCGAGACCATCACGCTGGAAAGCGGCGGCAAGAGCTACGCCCTGCGTGACGACGTCGAGCACGCGACCATCGTCGTCCGCCCGCGCGGCTGGCACCTCGACGAGCGTGGCCTGTCCTTCGGCGGGCGCCAGGCCGTGGGCGCGCTGGTCGACTTCGGCCTGCACTTCTTCCACAACGCGCAGGAACTGCTCAACCGCGGCAAGGGCCCGTACTTCTACCTGCCGAAGATGGAGAGCCACCTCGAAGCCCGGCTCTGGAACGACGTCTTCACCCACGCGGAGAAGGCGCTCGGCATCGAGCACGGCACCGTCCGCGCGACCGTGCTGATCGAGACCATCCCGGCCGCGTTCGAGATGGAGGAAATCCTCTACGAACTGCGCGAGCACGCCTCCGGCCTCAACGCCGGCCGCTGGGACTACCTGTTCAGCGTCATCAAGTACTTCCGCGACGCGGGCGAGAAGTTCGTCCTGCCGGACCGCAACTCGGTCACCATGACCGCGCCGTTCATGCGCGCGTACACCGAGCTGCTGGTGCGCACCTGCCACAAGCGCGGCGCGTTCGCGATCGGCGGCATGGCCGCGTTCATCCCGAACCGCAAGGACCCGGAGGTCACCGCCGCGGCGCTCGACAAGGTCCGCGCCGACAAGAGTCGTGAGGCCGGCGACGGCTTCGACGGCTCCTGGGTCGCGCACCCCGGCATGGTGGACATCTGCCGCGAGGAGTTCGACAAGGTCCTCGGCGACAAGCCGAACCAGCTCGACCGCACCCGCGACGAGGTGTCCGTCACCGCCGATCAGCTGCTCGACGCGGCTTCTACGCCGGGCAGCGCCACCGCGGCCGGGCTGCGTGCCGCCGTCGACGTCGGCATCCGCTACATCGCCTCCTGGCTGGGCGGCAACGGCGCGGCGGCCATCCACAACCTGATGGAGGACGCCGCCACCGCGGAGATCTCGCGTTCGCAGGTGTGGCAGTGGGTGCGCAACGGCACGCAGCTCGACACCGGCGACAAGGTCACCGAGGAGCTGGTGCGCGGCGTGCTGGCCGAGGTCCGCGGCGAGCTCGCCGCCGAGATCAAGCCGGAGCTGCTGGAGCCCGCAGTCGAGCTGTTCGAGCAGGTCGCGCTCGCCGACGAGTTCCCGGACTTCCTGACCCTGCCCGCCTACGAACGGATCAAGTAG
- a CDS encoding DUF6986 family protein has product MGNGRLTEDVYTAADARLAEADARVVAKYPGEPPGRQPVHTVYVPASRYKTRLVADWGKQALRVFGEHADQLGLDADIADRVRTKLLTEPIEDLRIDFEDGLGRPGDDEEDAIALAAGRTLAVTGGTPFVGIRFKSFERATRRRGIRTLDLFLAGLLESGPLPDGFVVTLPKVTAVEQVEVAADVLERLESAYGLPEGALRFEVQIETAQSIVDIDGTVAVPRIIEAARGRCSGLHYGTYDYSAGLGIGAEYQSMEHPAADFAKELMQVSAAGTGVRLSDGSTNKLPVGDAILPAWREHLRLVRRSFERGFYQGWDLHPHQLPTRFAATYAFFREGFPAALGRLRDYADQTGRGVLDEPATAQALASFLVRGLDCGAVDVGELSFSRAELDGYARRTV; this is encoded by the coding sequence ATGGGGAACGGGCGGCTCACCGAGGACGTTTACACCGCCGCTGACGCGCGTCTGGCAGAAGCCGACGCGCGCGTCGTGGCCAAGTACCCCGGCGAGCCGCCCGGCCGCCAGCCCGTGCACACCGTGTACGTGCCCGCGTCGCGGTACAAGACGCGGCTCGTGGCGGACTGGGGCAAGCAGGCGCTGCGGGTCTTCGGTGAGCACGCCGATCAGCTGGGCCTGGACGCGGACATCGCCGACCGGGTCCGGACCAAACTGCTGACCGAGCCGATCGAGGATCTGCGGATCGACTTCGAGGACGGCCTCGGCAGGCCGGGCGACGACGAAGAGGACGCCATCGCGCTCGCCGCCGGACGGACTCTCGCCGTCACGGGCGGCACACCGTTCGTCGGCATCCGGTTCAAGAGCTTCGAGCGGGCGACCCGCCGTCGCGGCATCCGCACGCTCGATCTCTTCCTGGCCGGGTTGCTGGAAAGCGGTCCGCTGCCGGATGGTTTCGTCGTCACGCTGCCGAAGGTGACCGCCGTCGAACAGGTCGAAGTGGCGGCGGATGTCCTGGAGCGTCTCGAATCCGCGTACGGGCTGCCCGAGGGCGCGCTGCGGTTCGAAGTCCAGATCGAGACCGCCCAGTCCATTGTGGACATTGACGGGACGGTGGCGGTCCCGCGGATCATCGAAGCCGCGCGCGGCCGGTGTTCGGGTCTGCACTACGGAACCTACGACTACAGCGCCGGGCTCGGGATCGGCGCCGAGTACCAGAGCATGGAACATCCGGCTGCGGACTTCGCCAAGGAGCTCATGCAGGTTTCGGCCGCGGGCACCGGCGTCCGGCTTTCGGACGGCTCGACGAACAAGCTGCCCGTCGGCGACGCGATCCTCCCGGCCTGGCGCGAACATCTGCGGCTGGTGCGGCGATCCTTCGAACGCGGCTTCTATCAGGGCTGGGATCTGCACCCGCACCAGCTGCCGACCCGGTTCGCCGCCACGTACGCGTTCTTCCGCGAGGGTTTCCCGGCGGCGCTGGGCCGATTGCGGGACTACGCGGACCAGACCGGGCGCGGGGTGCTCGACGAACCGGCGACCGCTCAGGCCTTGGCGAGTTTCTTGGTGCGCGGGCTGGATTGCGGGGCCGTGGACGTGGGGGAGCTTTCGTTCTCCCGGGCGGAGTTGGACGGCTACGCGCGACGGACGGTGTGA
- a CDS encoding HNH endonuclease signature motif containing protein, with amino-acid sequence MSETFLPELPQELWRAGKLELAHGAQQSLRVIRMATAGLGQFLAEIESRGVKDLYGYGRTAGWFADVAGLSLGEARSVVNRAIALNPTRTLDGTEVPAVAPATAAVAAEGLVGDERIEQILEILKKLPAETSSEDRASAEKILANLARDAGPRQLAEAEANLLALLDQDGTEPKDPEPKEPRREITLERRKDGFWKLTGLLDDETGARTAAALEAYAQPRPVDEFGQADLRMKCERMGDAWVDLLDLAIACPDQPGTSGYRTLVNVTIGLDELKTGLGTACLDFVGTMTAREARLAACDCLMLPVVMSAAGEPLDVGRLRRFVTPGQRRALNIRDGGCAFPGCHRKPKHCHAHHSHHWADGGPTNSRNLVLLCGFHHRLIHHGDWEVHMAADGLPEFIPPQYRDPLRQPRRNTLHHR; translated from the coding sequence GTGTCCGAGACCTTCCTTCCCGAGTTGCCGCAGGAACTGTGGCGCGCCGGCAAGCTGGAGCTTGCCCACGGCGCGCAACAGTCCCTGCGGGTGATCAGGATGGCTACCGCCGGGTTGGGGCAATTCCTGGCGGAGATCGAGTCTCGGGGCGTCAAGGACTTGTACGGCTATGGCCGTACGGCTGGTTGGTTCGCGGATGTGGCGGGGTTGTCGCTCGGCGAAGCACGTTCGGTGGTGAACCGGGCCATCGCACTGAATCCCACGCGTACGTTGGACGGCACCGAGGTTCCCGCCGTGGCACCGGCTACTGCCGCTGTCGCCGCCGAAGGCTTGGTCGGTGACGAGCGGATCGAGCAGATCCTGGAGATCTTGAAGAAGCTCCCCGCCGAGACCTCCTCCGAGGACCGCGCCAGCGCCGAGAAGATTCTCGCCAATCTTGCCCGCGATGCCGGTCCTCGCCAGTTGGCGGAAGCTGAAGCGAACCTCCTGGCGTTGCTGGACCAGGACGGCACCGAGCCGAAGGATCCTGAACCGAAGGAGCCGCGCCGGGAAATCACCCTGGAGCGCCGCAAAGACGGATTCTGGAAACTCACCGGTCTCCTGGACGACGAGACCGGTGCCCGCACCGCCGCCGCGCTGGAAGCCTACGCCCAGCCACGGCCAGTGGACGAGTTCGGCCAAGCCGATCTGCGAATGAAATGCGAGCGCATGGGCGACGCCTGGGTCGACCTCCTCGACCTGGCCATCGCGTGCCCCGACCAGCCCGGCACCAGCGGCTACCGCACCCTCGTCAATGTCACCATCGGGCTCGACGAACTCAAAACCGGCCTCGGCACCGCGTGCCTGGATTTCGTCGGGACGATGACCGCCCGCGAAGCCCGCCTCGCCGCCTGCGACTGCCTGATGCTGCCGGTCGTGATGAGCGCCGCGGGCGAACCCCTCGACGTGGGGCGGCTACGACGATTCGTCACCCCGGGCCAGAGGCGTGCGTTGAACATCCGCGATGGTGGCTGTGCGTTCCCCGGCTGTCATCGGAAACCGAAGCACTGCCACGCTCATCACAGTCACCATTGGGCAGACGGTGGCCCCACGAATTCCCGGAATCTGGTGCTGCTGTGCGGTTTTCATCACCGGCTGATCCACCACGGCGACTGGGAAGTCCACATGGCCGCCGACGGGCTACCGGAATTCATCCCACCCCAATACCGGGATCCGCTCCGACAACCCCGGCGCAACACCCTCCACCACCGCTGA
- a CDS encoding GNAT family N-acetyltransferase, protein MPTSTVVRAATSADAGAIAKIWFHGWQDGHLGNVPDSLVRIRTRESFWERAAERVGDTTVAVLDGEVAGFVMVVGDEVEQVYVSSDHRGSGVAGVLLSEAERLVSADGHSRAWLAVAPGNARARRFYERCGWVDNGEFDNRVTGPEGMVSVPCRRYVKTVA, encoded by the coding sequence ATGCCTACCTCCACAGTGGTCCGGGCGGCGACGTCCGCGGACGCAGGTGCCATCGCGAAAATCTGGTTCCACGGCTGGCAGGACGGCCATCTCGGCAACGTGCCCGACTCGCTCGTCCGTATCCGCACCCGCGAGTCGTTCTGGGAGCGAGCCGCGGAGCGCGTCGGCGACACGACAGTCGCCGTACTGGACGGCGAGGTGGCGGGTTTCGTGATGGTCGTCGGCGATGAGGTCGAACAGGTCTACGTTTCTTCGGATCATCGCGGAAGCGGCGTGGCCGGCGTGCTGCTCTCGGAAGCCGAACGGCTGGTGAGCGCAGACGGGCATTCACGCGCTTGGCTCGCGGTGGCACCGGGGAACGCGCGGGCGCGGCGGTTTTACGAACGGTGCGGGTGGGTTGACAATGGAGAGTTCGACAATCGGGTCACCGGTCCGGAGGGGATGGTTTCGGTGCCTTGCCGGCGTTATGTGAAGACGGTTGCCTGA
- a CDS encoding DsbA family protein, with translation MKLIYVFDAYCGWSYGFARTMADVADRHPDLPVEVVSGGLFLGGRRVPIRRFGYVQGANAEITRRTGVPFGESYERLIADGEFVMDSEAAACGMAALREVEPDRAVRLAALLQEAFYLDGLSLSEVSTYRVVAQRAGLDGDAVEAALDRVSAADDFRRARELGVTGYPTLLADDGERVVTLVSGNASADEVERRIGSLVS, from the coding sequence ATGAAGCTCATCTACGTCTTCGACGCGTACTGCGGCTGGTCGTACGGGTTCGCCCGCACCATGGCCGACGTCGCGGACCGGCATCCGGACCTGCCGGTCGAAGTGGTGTCCGGCGGCCTGTTCCTCGGCGGGCGCCGGGTCCCGATCCGGCGGTTCGGCTACGTCCAAGGAGCCAACGCCGAGATCACCCGCCGGACCGGCGTGCCGTTCGGGGAGAGCTACGAACGGCTCATCGCGGACGGGGAGTTCGTCATGGACTCCGAAGCCGCCGCCTGCGGGATGGCGGCGTTGCGCGAGGTCGAGCCGGACCGCGCGGTACGGCTCGCGGCGCTGCTGCAGGAGGCCTTCTACCTCGACGGGCTGAGCCTGTCCGAGGTCTCGACCTATCGCGTGGTCGCGCAGCGGGCAGGCCTGGACGGGGACGCCGTCGAGGCCGCGCTGGACCGGGTTTCCGCCGCGGACGACTTCCGGCGGGCGCGGGAATTGGGTGTCACCGGATACCCCACCCTGCTCGCCGACGATGGAGAACGGGTCGTCACGCTGGTCTCCGGAAACGCGAGCGCGGACGAGGTGGAGCGGCGGATCGGCTCGCTGGTTTCCTGA
- a CDS encoding MarR family winged helix-turn-helix transcriptional regulator, translating into MGITTAKEAAYDPRVVAFGRMMGAANRLEYLLGRALETECGISHLMFEVLLIVGRSGEAGMSMRAIAQEQVLTTGGATRLVDRMTTLGLVVRSSAPDDRRVQLVRLTAQGEETTVRAARVHVENIQRLFLDPLPADHRERFAQDLRTLSHSARDALPKLR; encoded by the coding sequence ATGGGCATCACCACGGCGAAAGAAGCCGCCTACGACCCGCGCGTGGTCGCTTTCGGCCGGATGATGGGCGCCGCGAACCGGCTCGAATACCTGCTCGGCCGCGCGCTGGAGACCGAATGTGGGATCTCGCACCTGATGTTCGAGGTCCTGCTCATCGTCGGCAGGTCGGGTGAAGCCGGGATGAGCATGCGCGCGATCGCGCAGGAGCAGGTGCTGACCACCGGCGGCGCGACCAGGCTGGTCGACCGGATGACCACCCTCGGCCTTGTCGTCCGTTCCAGCGCCCCCGACGACCGCCGCGTGCAACTCGTCAGGCTGACCGCGCAAGGCGAGGAGACGACCGTGCGGGCCGCGCGGGTGCACGTCGAGAACATCCAGCGGCTCTTCCTCGACCCGCTGCCCGCCGACCACCGTGAACGGTTCGCGCAGGACCTCCGGACGCTGAGCCACTCGGCCCGTGACGCACTCCCCAAACTCCGGTAG
- a CDS encoding PucR family transcriptional regulator, protein MTTVKTLLALPGLRLRVRAGTALLDRPVSRIYVTELSDPGRYVSAGELVLSGLLWWRGPGDSEAFVAALAKAGAAALAASGADSDGIPEDLVEACTRQGIPLLEVPADLSFSVVTERVVLALAAAAEGARKRLLSAATEDSSVEALLERARGEIGLPCWVVPVGTPSDLVRRFVAAGGRSLEADDVSLRPVGGRHALPWLLAIGGRLTAAQAEIAEELAGLIGLARTRADEVRAVTDRVLEPLLAALDEGSDPHAALTATGLRGDLRVVVARTEGSEAARGILTELMPPGALVGPAGETTWALAEDDGEWPEDWPATVTDTLTGVESLLPCRRVLIGVSDRSPVSVLRGAKEVAHYALAAAAERPGTIEVVPGGEIGMHRLLLAGAPDDLRAALRRRVLGPLLNYDAEQGTDLVHTVRVFLECSGSPTRAARALHVHVNTLRYRIGRASELLGTDLTEFTEQLDVYLALSAGS, encoded by the coding sequence ATGACGACCGTGAAAACTCTGCTCGCGCTGCCCGGGCTGCGCTTGCGCGTACGTGCCGGGACGGCCTTGCTCGACCGTCCGGTGTCCCGGATCTACGTCACGGAACTGTCCGATCCCGGGCGGTACGTGTCTGCGGGCGAACTCGTCCTGAGCGGGTTGCTGTGGTGGCGCGGGCCGGGTGATTCGGAGGCGTTCGTCGCGGCGCTCGCGAAGGCCGGGGCGGCGGCTCTGGCGGCGTCCGGAGCCGACTCCGACGGGATTCCCGAAGACCTCGTCGAAGCCTGTACGCGACAGGGGATCCCGTTGCTCGAGGTGCCGGCGGACCTGTCGTTCTCGGTCGTCACCGAACGCGTCGTCCTGGCACTGGCCGCGGCCGCGGAAGGCGCTCGCAAACGTTTGCTTTCAGCGGCCACGGAAGACTCGTCGGTCGAGGCCCTCCTGGAGCGAGCGCGCGGCGAGATCGGCCTGCCCTGCTGGGTGGTGCCCGTCGGCACGCCGTCGGATCTCGTGCGCCGGTTCGTCGCCGCGGGCGGGCGTTCCCTGGAAGCCGACGACGTCTCGCTCCGGCCGGTCGGCGGCAGGCACGCGCTGCCGTGGCTGCTCGCGATCGGCGGCAGGCTGACCGCCGCACAGGCGGAGATCGCCGAGGAACTCGCCGGGCTGATCGGGCTCGCGCGCACGCGGGCGGACGAGGTCCGCGCCGTCACCGACAGGGTGCTCGAACCTTTGCTCGCCGCGCTCGACGAGGGAAGCGATCCGCACGCGGCGCTGACCGCGACCGGGCTGCGCGGCGATCTCCGGGTCGTCGTCGCGCGCACCGAGGGCTCCGAAGCGGCGCGCGGCATCCTGACCGAACTCATGCCGCCGGGCGCGCTCGTCGGCCCCGCCGGCGAAACCACCTGGGCGCTGGCCGAGGACGACGGCGAATGGCCGGAGGACTGGCCCGCCACGGTGACCGACACACTGACCGGAGTGGAATCCTTGTTGCCGTGCCGCCGGGTGCTGATCGGCGTCAGCGACCGTTCCCCGGTCTCCGTGCTGCGGGGCGCGAAAGAGGTCGCGCATTATGCGCTGGCCGCGGCGGCGGAACGGCCCGGCACGATCGAAGTCGTCCCCGGCGGCGAGATCGGCATGCACCGGCTCCTGCTGGCGGGCGCTCCCGACGATCTGCGGGCGGCGTTGCGGCGACGAGTGCTGGGACCGCTGCTGAACTACGACGCAGAACAGGGCACCGATCTGGTGCACACCGTGCGCGTCTTCCTCGAATGCTCCGGCTCGCCGACGCGAGCCGCCCGGGCGCTGCACGTCCACGTCAACACCTTGCGCTACCGGATCGGGCGCGCGAGCGAACTGCTCGGCACCGACCTGACCGAGTTCACCGAACAGCTCGACGTCTATTTGGCCTTGTCGGCAGGGAGCTGA
- a CDS encoding xanthine dehydrogenase family protein subunit M, which produces MDFLRPSSLTEALAVKAERPDAVPIAGGTDVMVELNFDHRRPGALLDLNRVAELAEWTETDGRIRLGASVPYVRVIAELGEVLPALAMASRTVGSPQIRNRGTVGGNLGAASPAGDTHPVLLVLGAEVEAASVRGTRLIPAEEFYLGVKRNALEPDELITAVHLPAEVGPQQFAKVGTRNAMVIAVCSFALALHLDAREIRAAVGSAAPTPRRATAAEEFLGDELPWATKASITDSVKRRFGELVSEAASPIDDVRGSADYRRHALSVLARRTLTWAWNDFQKGERECA; this is translated from the coding sequence GTGGATTTCCTGCGCCCCAGCTCGCTGACCGAGGCGCTCGCCGTCAAGGCCGAGCGGCCCGACGCGGTGCCCATCGCGGGCGGCACGGACGTCATGGTGGAGCTCAACTTCGACCACCGCCGCCCCGGTGCGCTGCTCGATCTCAACCGGGTCGCCGAACTCGCCGAATGGACCGAGACCGACGGCAGGATCCGGCTCGGTGCCTCGGTGCCCTACGTCCGGGTGATCGCTGAGCTGGGTGAAGTTCTGCCCGCGCTGGCCATGGCCTCGCGCACCGTCGGGTCACCGCAGATCCGCAACCGGGGCACCGTCGGCGGCAACCTCGGCGCAGCCTCACCCGCCGGGGACACGCATCCCGTCCTGCTCGTGCTCGGCGCCGAGGTGGAAGCCGCGTCCGTCCGCGGCACCCGGTTGATCCCGGCCGAGGAGTTCTACCTCGGCGTCAAACGCAACGCCCTCGAACCCGACGAGCTGATCACCGCGGTGCACCTGCCAGCCGAGGTCGGCCCGCAGCAGTTCGCCAAGGTCGGGACGCGCAACGCGATGGTCATCGCGGTCTGCTCGTTCGCGCTGGCGCTGCACCTGGACGCTCGCGAGATCCGCGCGGCCGTCGGTTCGGCGGCGCCGACCCCGCGCCGCGCGACCGCCGCCGAAGAGTTTCTCGGCGACGAACTTCCCTGGGCCACCAAGGCTTCGATCACGGATTCCGTCAAACGCCGGTTCGGCGAGCTGGTGTCGGAGGCGGCGTCGCCGATCGACGACGTCCGCGGCAGCGCCGACTACCGCAGGCACGCGCTGTCCGTCCTGGCGCGGCGGACGCTGACCTGGGCGTGGAACGACTTCCAGAAGGGTGAACGCGAGTGCGCGTGA
- a CDS encoding (2Fe-2S)-binding protein: MRVNVTINGESRQADDVWEGESLLYVLRERLGLPGSKNACEQGECGSCTVYLDDVPVCSCLVAAGQVEGREVRTVEGLAEGDKLDRVQQSFVDAGAVQCGFCTPGLVVAAHDLLNRVENPADEEIREALAGNLCRCTGYEKILDAVRLAATRGETT; encoded by the coding sequence GTGCGCGTGAACGTGACGATCAACGGCGAGTCCCGTCAGGCCGACGACGTCTGGGAGGGTGAAAGCCTGCTTTACGTCCTCCGCGAGCGGCTCGGCCTCCCGGGCTCCAAGAACGCCTGTGAACAGGGCGAATGCGGCTCCTGCACGGTGTACCTCGACGACGTCCCGGTGTGTTCGTGCCTGGTCGCGGCCGGTCAGGTCGAAGGCCGCGAGGTCCGCACGGTCGAAGGGCTCGCCGAGGGCGACAAGCTGGATCGCGTCCAGCAGTCCTTTGTGGACGCAGGTGCCGTCCAATGTGGCTTCTGCACCCCCGGCCTCGTGGTCGCGGCGCACGACCTGCTCAACCGCGTCGAAAACCCCGCCGACGAGGAGATTCGGGAGGCTTTGGCGGGGAACCTCTGCCGGTGTACCGGATACGAGAAGATCCTCGACGCCGTCCGGCTGGCCGCGACAAGGGGAGAGACCACGTGA
- a CDS encoding 8-oxoguanine deaminase gives MKTVIENAAIATVDGAGTEHASGHVVIENDRIAAVGAGKAPDGEYDDRVDGSGCLVTPGLVNTHHHLYQWATRGLAADHTLFEWLVALYPIWGRLDAEITHAAATAGLTRLATTGCTTVADHHYVFPRDGGDQVEALAAARIRVGVRLHVVRGSMDRGESQGGLPPDNLVEETEAALLGTEAAIDRFHDASAGAHLQIAAGPCSPFSVSERLMTGAAELARRKGVRLHTHLAETDDEEKQCLAEAGCTPAEYADKLGWLADDVWLAHSIHLAPEAIRRMGATGTGAAHCPTSNGRIGAGIAPVRQLLDAGVPVGLGADGAASNESGGLGEELHQSLLQARQRGGPRGLTTREALWMGTMGGARCLGRQKDLGSIEVGKLADLAVWNLNGLNYAGITDPVAALVLGTTPPVERLYVGGATVVEGGALREESEDEIARELAVASARLRETV, from the coding sequence GTGAAGACCGTCATCGAGAACGCCGCGATCGCCACCGTCGACGGGGCGGGCACCGAACACGCTTCGGGCCACGTCGTCATCGAGAACGACCGGATCGCGGCGGTCGGCGCGGGGAAGGCGCCCGACGGCGAGTACGACGACCGCGTCGACGGCTCCGGCTGCCTGGTCACGCCAGGTCTGGTCAACACCCACCACCACCTCTACCAGTGGGCCACGCGCGGCCTCGCCGCCGACCACACGCTTTTCGAATGGCTGGTCGCGCTGTACCCGATTTGGGGCAGGCTCGACGCCGAGATCACGCACGCGGCGGCCACGGCCGGGCTCACCCGGCTCGCGACCACCGGCTGCACCACGGTCGCCGACCACCACTACGTCTTCCCGCGTGACGGCGGCGACCAGGTCGAAGCCCTGGCCGCCGCCCGGATCCGCGTCGGTGTGCGGCTGCACGTAGTGCGCGGCTCGATGGACCGGGGCGAGTCGCAGGGCGGGCTGCCGCCGGACAACCTCGTCGAGGAGACCGAGGCCGCGCTGCTGGGCACCGAGGCCGCGATCGACCGGTTCCACGACGCGTCCGCCGGCGCGCATCTGCAGATCGCGGCCGGTCCGTGCTCGCCGTTCTCGGTAAGCGAGCGGTTGATGACCGGCGCGGCGGAATTGGCGCGCCGCAAGGGCGTCCGGCTCCACACGCACCTCGCCGAGACGGACGACGAGGAGAAGCAGTGCCTCGCCGAAGCCGGCTGCACCCCGGCCGAGTACGCCGACAAACTCGGCTGGCTCGCCGACGACGTCTGGCTCGCGCACTCGATCCATCTCGCCCCGGAGGCGATCCGGCGGATGGGCGCCACCGGCACCGGTGCCGCGCATTGCCCGACGTCGAACGGGCGCATCGGCGCCGGGATCGCCCCGGTCCGGCAGCTGCTCGACGCCGGGGTGCCGGTCGGCCTCGGCGCCGATGGCGCGGCGTCCAACGAGTCCGGTGGCCTCGGCGAGGAACTGCACCAGTCGCTGCTGCAGGCCCGGCAGCGCGGCGGACCGCGTGGGCTGACCACGCGCGAGGCCCTGTGGATGGGCACGATGGGCGGCGCGCGCTGCCTCGGCCGTCAGAAGGACCTGGGTTCGATCGAGGTGGGCAAGCTCGCCGACCTCGCGGTCTGGAACCTGAACGGCCTGAACTACGCCGGGATCACGGACCCGGTCGCCGCCTTGGTGCTCGGCACGACCCCGCCGGTCGAGCGGCTGTACGTCGGCGGCGCGACCGTCGTCGAAGGCGGCGCGCTACGCGAGGAATCCGAAGACGAGATCGCCCGTGAGCTGGCCGTGGCCAGTGCACGGCTGAGGGAGACGGTATGA